A genome region from Microbacterium sp. CGR2 includes the following:
- the aceA gene encoding isocitrate lyase — MTNTAHTPTPRPVGLRAGDQVQTAAELREIWETDPRWDGVERTYTAEDVIRIRGSVREESTLAHRGAENLWNLLHTEDYVRALGAYAGGQAVQQVRAGLKAIYLSGWQVAADGNLAGQTYPDQSLYPANSVPAVVRRINNALIRQDQLEHAEAVAGTGQITQDWLAPIVADAEAGFGGPLNAYELAQSLIQSGAAGIHWEDQLASEKKCGHLGGKVLVPTQQHIRTLNAARLAADVAGVPTVIIARTDALAADLLTSDVDERDQRFTTGERTPEGFYRIRRGIESVISRGLAFAPYADLLWVETGEPDIALAREFATAIHAQFPGKLLAYNCSPSFNWKRHLSDAEIATFQQELADLGYKFQFITLAGFHALNHSMFDLARGYAERAMSAYVELQEAEFAAESDGYTATKHQREAGTGYFDVISTALNPDSATLALAGSTETAQFH; from the coding sequence ATGACGAACACCGCACACACCCCCACCCCTCGTCCCGTAGGTCTGCGCGCCGGCGACCAGGTGCAGACGGCGGCGGAGCTCCGGGAGATCTGGGAGACCGACCCGCGTTGGGACGGCGTCGAGCGCACGTACACCGCCGAAGACGTCATCCGCATCCGAGGCTCCGTCCGAGAGGAGTCGACGCTCGCCCACCGGGGTGCGGAGAACCTCTGGAACCTGCTGCACACCGAAGACTACGTCCGGGCGCTCGGCGCCTACGCCGGCGGTCAGGCCGTACAGCAGGTGCGCGCGGGCCTCAAGGCCATCTACCTCTCGGGATGGCAGGTCGCCGCCGACGGCAACCTCGCCGGCCAGACCTATCCCGACCAGTCGCTGTACCCGGCGAACTCGGTGCCCGCCGTCGTCCGCCGCATCAACAACGCCCTGATCCGACAGGATCAGCTGGAGCACGCCGAGGCCGTCGCCGGCACGGGCCAGATCACGCAGGATTGGCTGGCGCCCATCGTCGCGGATGCCGAGGCAGGCTTCGGCGGCCCCCTCAACGCCTATGAGCTCGCGCAGTCGCTCATCCAGTCGGGTGCTGCCGGCATCCACTGGGAAGATCAGCTTGCCAGCGAGAAGAAGTGCGGACACCTCGGCGGCAAGGTGCTGGTGCCCACACAGCAGCACATCCGCACACTGAACGCCGCCCGCCTCGCCGCGGACGTCGCCGGCGTCCCGACGGTGATCATCGCCCGCACCGACGCACTGGCCGCGGACCTGCTCACCAGCGACGTCGACGAGCGGGACCAGCGATTCACCACCGGCGAGCGCACCCCCGAGGGCTTCTACCGCATCCGCCGGGGGATCGAATCGGTCATCAGCCGAGGGCTCGCCTTCGCTCCGTACGCCGACCTGCTGTGGGTCGAGACGGGCGAACCCGACATCGCGCTGGCCCGCGAGTTCGCGACCGCCATCCACGCGCAGTTCCCTGGCAAGCTCCTCGCCTACAACTGCTCGCCGAGCTTCAACTGGAAGCGTCATCTGTCGGATGCCGAGATCGCCACGTTCCAACAGGAGCTGGCCGACCTCGGATACAAGTTCCAGTTCATCACCCTGGCGGGCTTCCACGCCCTGAACCACTCCATGTTCGACCTCGCCCGCGGCTACGCCGAGCGCGCCATGAGCGCCTACGTGGAACTGCAGGAGGCGGAATTCGCCGCCGAATCCGACGGCTACACCGCCACCAAGCACCAGCGCGAGGCGGGCACCGGCTACTTCGACGTCATCTCCACCGCGCTCAACCCCGACAGCGCCACCCTGGCCCTCGCCGGCTCCACCGAGACCGCGCAGTTCCACTGA
- the aceB gene encoding malate synthase A: MTTPTTTTAQTHQGPAITITGPLRDRYDETLTPEAIAFLTELHHRFASRRHDRLADRMRRRFEIGNGHDPRFRDDTAHIRADAQWQVAGAGPGLEDRRVEITGPTDPKMTINALNSGARVWLADQEDATSPTWKNVIEGQLSLRDAIRGELSFISPGTDSTPGKEYRVTAERTPTIVMRPRGWHLPEKHLAFTDRAGRRTAASGSLVDFGLYFLHNAEALIAAGRGPYFYLAKLESSEEAKLWDDVFSFSEEYVGIAHGTIRATILIETLPAAFEMDEILYELRDHCAGLNAGRWDYIFSIIKNYRGRGARFVLPDRSEVTMTVPFMRAYTELLVQTCHKRGAFAIGGMSAFIPNRRDPEVTARAIEKVSADKKREAGDGFDGTWVAHPDLIPTAQAEFDAVLGDHPNQIDRRRDEVDVQPRDLLDLHIGRPITAQGVRDNVSVAIRYLEAWLRGLGAVAIDNLMEDAATAEISRSQVWQWIHQDRTTEDGTPITVEYIEGLIAEVLGTVERRAGDRFDDAAEVFRDVALREEFPAFLTLGAYSRFLVDED; this comes from the coding sequence ATGACCACTCCCACCACCACCACCGCCCAGACCCATCAGGGCCCGGCGATCACGATCACCGGACCCCTGCGCGACCGGTACGACGAGACCCTCACACCCGAGGCCATCGCCTTCCTGACCGAGCTTCACCATCGGTTCGCATCGCGCCGACACGACCGCCTCGCGGATCGGATGCGCCGGCGCTTCGAGATCGGCAACGGCCACGACCCCCGCTTCCGGGACGACACCGCGCACATCCGTGCGGACGCGCAGTGGCAGGTCGCAGGCGCAGGCCCCGGACTCGAAGATCGCCGCGTGGAGATCACCGGGCCGACGGATCCGAAGATGACCATCAACGCTCTGAACTCGGGTGCGCGAGTGTGGCTCGCCGACCAGGAGGATGCGACCAGCCCCACCTGGAAGAACGTCATCGAGGGGCAGCTGTCCCTGCGCGACGCGATCCGCGGCGAGTTGTCCTTCATCTCGCCGGGGACGGACTCCACCCCGGGTAAGGAGTATCGCGTCACCGCCGAGCGCACCCCCACGATCGTGATGCGTCCGCGCGGCTGGCATCTGCCGGAGAAGCATCTGGCCTTCACTGACCGCGCAGGGCGCCGCACCGCCGCATCCGGTTCGCTGGTGGACTTCGGCCTGTACTTCCTGCACAACGCCGAAGCGCTCATCGCGGCCGGCCGCGGCCCTTATTTCTACCTCGCCAAGCTCGAATCCAGCGAGGAGGCGAAGCTGTGGGATGACGTGTTCTCCTTCAGTGAGGAGTATGTCGGGATCGCCCACGGAACCATCCGGGCCACGATCCTCATCGAGACCCTGCCCGCCGCGTTCGAGATGGACGAGATCCTCTATGAACTGCGCGACCACTGCGCGGGGCTCAACGCCGGGCGGTGGGACTACATCTTCTCCATCATCAAGAACTACCGCGGCCGGGGTGCCCGTTTCGTCCTCCCCGACCGCAGCGAGGTGACGATGACCGTGCCGTTCATGCGGGCGTACACGGAGCTGCTGGTGCAGACCTGCCACAAGCGGGGCGCCTTCGCCATCGGCGGCATGAGCGCGTTCATCCCGAATCGTCGCGACCCGGAGGTCACCGCGCGCGCTATCGAGAAGGTCTCCGCCGACAAGAAGCGCGAGGCCGGCGACGGCTTCGACGGCACCTGGGTCGCGCACCCCGACCTCATCCCGACCGCGCAGGCGGAGTTCGACGCGGTGCTGGGCGATCACCCGAATCAGATCGATCGTCGACGCGACGAGGTCGACGTGCAGCCGCGCGACCTGCTGGATCTGCATATCGGGCGTCCGATCACCGCCCAGGGCGTGCGCGACAACGTCTCGGTGGCGATCCGCTACCTCGAGGCGTGGTTGCGCGGCCTCGGCGCAGTGGCCATCGACAACCTGATGGAGGATGCCGCGACGGCGGAGATCAGCCGGTCGCAGGTGTGGCAGTGGATCCACCAGGACCGCACGACGGAAGACGGCACGCCCATCACCGTCGAGTACATCGAGGGGCTGATCGCCGAGGTCCTCGGCACCGTGGAGCGACGTGCGGGCGACCGCTTCGACGATGCGGCCGAGGTCTTCCGAGACGTGGCGTTGCGGGAGGAGTTCCCCGCGTTCCTGACACTCGGCGCCTACAGCCGCTTCCTCGTCGACGAGGACTGA
- a CDS encoding Lrp/AsnC family transcriptional regulator — protein sequence MIRMETTSAGPTANTLRAPALDPIDARIVQLLTADGRMTNAELAGHLGVAPSTAHARLRALVDRGVITGFHASVDERKLGAGLQSVIGVSLRPSARRESIVEFADRVRALPQVIQVFFLGGEDDFLLHIAVADSSEMREFVLEHLSAQSSVASTRTSIVFDYHRNSVAASFH from the coding sequence ATGATTCGCATGGAGACGACGTCTGCAGGCCCGACGGCGAACACTCTTCGGGCGCCGGCGCTGGATCCCATCGACGCCCGGATCGTGCAGCTGCTCACCGCCGACGGGCGGATGACGAACGCCGAACTCGCCGGCCACCTCGGTGTGGCGCCGTCGACGGCGCACGCGCGGCTGCGAGCCCTCGTCGACCGCGGCGTGATCACCGGTTTCCACGCGAGCGTCGACGAGCGGAAGCTGGGCGCCGGACTCCAGTCGGTGATCGGGGTGAGTCTGCGACCGAGTGCGCGGCGGGAGAGCATCGTCGAATTCGCCGACCGCGTGCGCGCGCTCCCGCAGGTCATCCAGGTGTTCTTCCTCGGTGGTGAAGACGACTTCCTGCTGCACATCGCGGTCGCCGATTCCTCGGAGATGCGCGAGTTCGTGCTGGAACACCTCTCCGCCCAGAGCAGTGTCGCCTCCACGCGCACGAGCATCGTGTTCGACTACCACCGCAACTCCGTGGCCGCGTCGTTCCACTGA
- the ald gene encoding alanine dehydrogenase: MKIGVPTEVKNNENRVALTPAGADRLVSEGHRVLVQAGAGVGSRIDDEAYRAAGAEIVPSAADAWNGADLVLKVKEPVAQEYDFLRPDLTLFTYLHLAADRPLTTALVDAGTTAVAYETVQLPDRSLPLLVPMSEIAGRLSVTMGSYSLLRSNGGRGMLLGGIAGTPRAKTVVIGGGVAGEHAAANALGLGSQVTVVDVSLPRLRELEHRYGGALETRASSRYVIAEELATADLVIGSVLIPGAAAPKLVTDDMVSTMKPGSVLVDIAIDQGGCFEGSRPTTHDDPTFAVHDSIYYCVANMPGAVPETATRALTNATLPYVAAIAGKGWERAASDDPALAKGLNVHDRRITLDAVAQAHGFAGS; this comes from the coding sequence ATGAAGATCGGCGTACCCACCGAGGTCAAGAACAACGAGAACCGCGTCGCGCTCACGCCCGCCGGCGCAGACCGCCTCGTCAGCGAGGGCCATCGCGTGCTCGTGCAGGCAGGAGCGGGTGTCGGTTCCCGCATCGATGACGAAGCGTACCGCGCGGCCGGAGCCGAGATCGTGCCGTCGGCGGCGGACGCGTGGAACGGCGCCGACCTGGTGCTCAAGGTCAAGGAGCCGGTCGCACAGGAGTACGACTTCCTCCGCCCCGATCTGACGCTGTTCACGTATCTGCACCTGGCCGCCGACCGCCCGCTGACGACCGCGCTCGTGGATGCCGGGACGACCGCCGTCGCCTACGAGACCGTGCAGCTTCCCGACCGCTCCCTCCCCCTGCTCGTGCCGATGAGTGAGATCGCCGGTCGGCTCTCCGTCACCATGGGTTCGTACTCCCTGCTCCGCTCCAACGGCGGTCGCGGCATGCTGCTCGGCGGCATCGCCGGCACACCCCGCGCGAAGACCGTGGTGATCGGCGGGGGTGTCGCCGGTGAACACGCGGCCGCCAACGCGCTCGGCCTCGGCTCCCAGGTGACCGTGGTCGACGTCTCGCTGCCGCGGCTGAGGGAACTCGAGCACCGCTACGGCGGCGCACTGGAGACGCGCGCTTCGAGCCGCTACGTCATCGCCGAGGAGCTGGCGACGGCCGACCTCGTGATCGGATCCGTGCTGATCCCGGGTGCTGCGGCCCCCAAGCTCGTCACAGACGACATGGTCTCCACGATGAAGCCGGGTTCGGTGCTCGTCGACATCGCCATCGACCAGGGCGGATGCTTCGAAGGGTCGCGACCGACCACTCACGACGACCCCACCTTCGCTGTGCACGACTCGATCTACTACTGCGTGGCCAACATGCCCGGCGCCGTTCCCGAGACGGCGACGCGCGCGCTGACCAATGCGACCCTCCCCTACGTCGCGGCCATCGCCGGCAAGGGCTGGGAGCGCGCAGCATCCGACGATCCCGCACTCGCGAAGGGACTCAACGTGCACGACAGACGCATCACCCTGGATGCCGTCGCGCAGGCGCACGGGTTCGCCGGCTCCTGA
- the glp gene encoding gephyrin-like molybdotransferase Glp, whose product MAHTPPVDAVPAFAVDHYVSGVLAAAAPLPLERVLVTEAVGRTLGTASSALLHIPPFDNASMDGFAVRFTDVAEASPDHPVALRVVADVAAGSATDPVLDPGTAARIMTGAPVPADADTVVPFEGTVGGLSDSLREAVVADAPRFVGAHIRRRGEDLRAGAEVLPAGTLLGPLQIAALIAAGVSHVECRRRPRTLIVSTGAELVSPGAEPGTGQIPDSNSALLALLAADAGAEVVGCRRADDDPATFLSLLDDAPAVDVVISSGGLSAGAFEPVKLALDGIVAFEKIAIQPGKPQAFGRLPGGALFFGLPGNPVSVAVSFEAIVRPALLALQARTPVHRPTLKLTAAVHWRSPLGRQQYLPITVDRSDSSWRVRPATPGGSGSHLVGGLGRAEGYAVIPPEITSVRPGDLVDTLLTS is encoded by the coding sequence ATGGCGCATACTCCGCCGGTCGACGCGGTGCCCGCATTCGCGGTCGACCACTACGTTTCCGGCGTCCTGGCCGCCGCCGCGCCGCTGCCACTCGAGCGCGTCCTCGTGACCGAGGCGGTCGGACGCACTCTGGGCACCGCGAGCAGCGCCCTCCTGCACATCCCGCCCTTCGATAACGCGTCGATGGACGGCTTCGCCGTGCGCTTCACCGATGTCGCCGAGGCGTCGCCTGACCACCCGGTCGCCCTGCGCGTCGTCGCCGACGTCGCCGCCGGCAGCGCCACCGACCCGGTGCTCGACCCGGGAACGGCCGCGCGCATAATGACGGGCGCGCCGGTGCCCGCGGATGCCGACACCGTAGTCCCGTTCGAAGGGACCGTCGGGGGCTTGTCCGACTCGCTCCGGGAAGCGGTCGTCGCCGATGCGCCCCGCTTCGTCGGCGCGCACATTCGGCGACGGGGTGAAGATCTCCGTGCCGGCGCCGAGGTTCTCCCGGCCGGCACACTGCTGGGTCCCCTGCAGATCGCGGCCCTCATCGCCGCAGGCGTGAGCCACGTGGAGTGTCGGCGTCGGCCGCGGACTCTGATCGTCTCCACCGGCGCGGAACTGGTTTCTCCGGGTGCGGAGCCCGGCACCGGACAGATCCCCGATTCGAATTCCGCTCTGCTGGCGCTGCTCGCCGCCGATGCCGGAGCCGAGGTGGTCGGATGTCGGCGAGCGGACGACGATCCGGCGACCTTCCTCTCCCTCCTCGACGATGCCCCGGCAGTCGACGTGGTCATCAGTTCGGGCGGCCTCAGCGCCGGCGCATTCGAGCCCGTCAAGCTCGCCCTGGACGGCATCGTCGCGTTCGAGAAGATCGCCATTCAACCGGGCAAGCCGCAGGCTTTCGGTCGACTCCCCGGTGGCGCACTGTTCTTCGGCCTTCCCGGCAACCCGGTCAGCGTCGCGGTGTCGTTCGAAGCGATCGTGCGTCCGGCGCTGCTCGCCCTGCAGGCGCGCACGCCGGTGCACCGGCCCACGCTGAAGCTGACGGCGGCCGTGCACTGGCGCTCGCCCCTCGGCAGACAGCAGTATCTGCCGATCACCGTCGACCGATCCGACTCCTCGTGGCGGGTGCGCCCCGCGACACCCGGCGGCTCCGGGTCGCATCTCGTGGGCGGCCTCGGCCGTGCGGAGGGCTATGCCGTCATCCCGCCGGAGATCACATCCGTGCGTCCGGGTGATCTCGTCGACACCCTGCTGACCTCATGA
- a CDS encoding molybdenum cofactor guanylyltransferase: MTARPAAPDPWHARVGVVLAGGRATRVDGEDKAMFEVDGVPLLAAAVTALSACDEILIVGPRAGRPRFDDVRWIREDPPFAGPVAALSCALAHTGAAELLVLPADLPGASDAVALLLDADLGENGEGVVLVDDSGIPQWLTARYRTAALSAAIASADWASVRGVATRLRLRQLPAPASATRDVDTWDDLRLATKSV; the protein is encoded by the coding sequence ATGACGGCGCGCCCCGCCGCACCGGATCCGTGGCACGCCCGGGTCGGCGTCGTACTCGCCGGTGGGCGCGCGACCCGCGTCGACGGAGAAGACAAGGCGATGTTCGAGGTCGACGGGGTGCCGTTGCTGGCTGCCGCGGTGACGGCGCTGTCCGCGTGCGACGAGATCCTCATCGTCGGTCCGCGCGCCGGGCGTCCTCGGTTCGACGACGTGCGCTGGATTCGTGAGGATCCGCCCTTCGCCGGACCCGTCGCCGCCCTGTCATGCGCGCTCGCCCACACCGGTGCCGCCGAGCTCCTGGTCCTGCCGGCCGATCTGCCCGGTGCATCAGACGCCGTCGCCCTGCTTCTGGATGCCGACCTCGGCGAGAACGGGGAGGGTGTCGTGCTGGTCGACGATTCCGGCATCCCGCAGTGGCTCACCGCGCGCTATCGGACAGCGGCCCTGAGCGCAGCGATCGCCTCAGCGGACTGGGCATCCGTGCGGGGTGTGGCCACACGTCTGCGTCTGCGCCAGCTGCCCGCCCCGGCGAGCGCGACGCGTGATGTCGACACCTGGGACGATCTGCGGCTCGCGACGAAGTCCGTCTGA
- a CDS encoding MFS transporter produces MATPTDSMSVTSSPADALVTRPGRWLDGWNAEDAEQWESRGRAIAKRNLGWSIFAEFLGFVIWQLWSVVVVMLPAAGFSLTSGEQFWLISVPTLVGATLRIPYTFAVARFGGRNWTIVSAGLLLIPAILLGIVVQNPGTPFGVLLLVAALGGIGGGNFASSMANITYFFPQKEKGWALGLNAAGGNLGAAVAQFTVPIVVTLGAVGTLNLPLAGWLWVPLILVAMWGAWKYMNNLSTAKTDFAGVAAALREPHLWIMAFLYIGTFGSFIGFAGVFPKLIADQFPEFSTLSIGTASVSLAFLGALTASLARPYGGRLADRLGGARMTIAAFGLMIVATIALIITMPVGNFWLYLGLFLVLFLATGIGNGSTYRMIPSIFAARGAALASSEHAVSTQRQGAASLGIISAIGAYGGFLIPQVLNASQTITGGYAAAFWGFVGMYSVMATLTAVIYLIPRASLDRRIV; encoded by the coding sequence ATGGCAACGCCCACCGACAGCATGAGCGTCACGAGTTCCCCGGCCGATGCGCTGGTCACCCGACCCGGGCGGTGGCTCGACGGCTGGAACGCGGAAGACGCCGAGCAGTGGGAGTCGCGGGGCCGGGCGATCGCGAAGCGCAACCTCGGCTGGTCGATCTTCGCCGAGTTCCTCGGTTTCGTCATCTGGCAGCTGTGGAGCGTGGTCGTCGTCATGTTGCCCGCGGCCGGGTTCTCCCTCACCAGCGGCGAGCAGTTCTGGCTCATCTCGGTGCCGACGCTCGTGGGCGCCACGCTGCGCATCCCGTACACCTTCGCGGTCGCCCGATTCGGTGGCCGCAACTGGACCATCGTCTCCGCGGGACTGCTCCTGATCCCCGCCATCCTCCTCGGCATCGTCGTGCAGAATCCGGGCACCCCGTTCGGAGTGCTTCTGCTGGTCGCCGCGCTCGGCGGCATCGGAGGCGGCAACTTCGCCAGCTCCATGGCGAACATCACCTACTTCTTCCCGCAGAAGGAGAAGGGCTGGGCTCTCGGCCTCAACGCCGCCGGAGGCAACCTTGGCGCTGCGGTGGCCCAGTTCACGGTGCCGATCGTGGTGACGCTCGGCGCGGTCGGAACCCTCAATCTCCCTCTCGCCGGGTGGCTGTGGGTCCCGCTCATCCTCGTGGCGATGTGGGGCGCGTGGAAGTACATGAACAACCTGTCCACCGCGAAGACCGACTTCGCCGGGGTGGCGGCGGCCCTGCGCGAGCCGCACCTGTGGATCATGGCGTTCCTCTACATCGGCACGTTCGGCTCCTTCATCGGTTTCGCCGGCGTCTTCCCCAAGTTGATCGCCGACCAGTTCCCGGAGTTCTCCACTCTGTCGATCGGCACGGCCAGTGTGTCGCTCGCCTTCCTCGGAGCGCTCACCGCCTCGCTCGCCCGCCCGTACGGTGGCCGGCTCGCCGATCGCCTCGGTGGAGCACGGATGACGATCGCCGCGTTCGGGTTGATGATCGTGGCGACGATCGCGCTGATCATCACCATGCCGGTCGGCAACTTCTGGCTGTACCTCGGCCTGTTCCTGGTGCTCTTCCTCGCGACCGGCATCGGGAACGGGTCCACCTATCGAATGATCCCCTCGATCTTCGCCGCCCGCGGAGCCGCGCTGGCCAGCTCCGAGCACGCGGTCTCCACGCAACGTCAGGGTGCGGCATCCCTCGGCATCATCTCTGCGATCGGCGCGTACGGCGGCTTCCTCATTCCCCAGGTCCTGAATGCCTCGCAGACGATCACGGGCGGGTACGCGGCAGCCTTCTGGGGGTTCGTGGGGATGTATTCGGTGATGGCCACGCTCACGGCCGTGATCTACCTGATCCCCCGCGCCTCTCTCGACCGACGCATCGTCTGA
- a CDS encoding FAD-dependent oxidoreductase: MQDTLAHRVVLIGFGPVGARFAEEMLPAVMQGRVDLTIIGAETHDPYNRIMIAEYAAGEIGREALTTADTADFVTAGARVVRGRRVVRIDRASSTVVLDADERVAYDRLVIATGARSNVPLLDGLERIDSDDRSVDDALTAGVCVVRSLEDAERVRRVVAAGGRVVVLGAGVLGIEFALLLAEGGAAPHLAHFGPIPMPRQLDRGAAHVLTGALDRAGVTVVPNMRAEAIATHEVDGIRSFRALISSDGRRIEGDLLVLSCGVQARSELAAESGLRVGRGILVDDHLRSWTDARIHAIGDVAHLADPEKYAHDREVPGGPSGLIGPGWRQADWLATAIVTELAGDEPQPFTEDIPGVVLMKASQVDLVSAGEVQLDPFAPTPLGEEPREVALWADPRHGTYVKMTTTAGVLDGFVAVGMPRAAAELAVLYQRRGELPSDRSLLLRMDSAEASLPVPQGRDATVCMCNAVTVGQIEDAVAEHSCLTVEDVGACTRAGTGCGGCRARIAEMLTRLEVAPS, encoded by the coding sequence ATGCAAGACACTCTCGCGCATCGCGTCGTGCTGATCGGCTTCGGCCCGGTCGGCGCGCGGTTCGCCGAGGAGATGCTGCCGGCAGTGATGCAGGGCCGTGTCGATCTGACGATCATCGGCGCGGAGACGCACGACCCCTACAACCGGATCATGATCGCCGAGTATGCAGCGGGCGAGATCGGACGCGAGGCCCTCACCACCGCCGACACCGCCGATTTCGTCACGGCCGGAGCGCGGGTGGTCCGGGGGCGGCGGGTCGTCCGGATCGACCGGGCATCCTCCACCGTCGTCCTCGATGCCGACGAGCGGGTCGCCTACGACCGGCTCGTCATCGCGACAGGTGCCCGCTCGAACGTCCCGCTGCTGGACGGCCTGGAGAGAATCGACTCCGACGATCGCAGCGTCGATGATGCCCTCACGGCCGGCGTGTGCGTCGTCCGCTCCCTGGAGGATGCCGAGCGCGTGCGCCGCGTCGTCGCTGCGGGCGGCCGCGTGGTGGTGCTCGGCGCCGGTGTTCTTGGCATCGAGTTCGCTCTGCTGCTCGCGGAAGGCGGCGCCGCCCCGCATCTGGCACATTTCGGACCGATCCCGATGCCGCGCCAGCTCGATCGCGGTGCCGCACACGTCCTCACCGGCGCCCTGGATCGGGCGGGCGTCACCGTGGTGCCGAACATGCGAGCCGAAGCGATCGCGACGCACGAGGTCGACGGCATCCGTTCGTTCCGCGCCCTGATCTCCAGCGACGGCCGACGAATCGAGGGCGACCTCCTCGTGCTGTCGTGCGGCGTCCAGGCGCGCAGCGAGCTCGCGGCGGAAAGCGGCCTGCGCGTCGGCCGCGGCATCCTGGTCGATGACCATCTGCGGTCGTGGACGGATGCGCGGATCCATGCGATCGGCGACGTGGCGCATCTCGCCGATCCCGAGAAGTACGCCCACGACCGGGAAGTGCCGGGCGGGCCGTCCGGTCTCATCGGTCCCGGCTGGCGTCAGGCCGACTGGTTGGCCACGGCGATCGTCACCGAACTCGCAGGCGACGAGCCGCAGCCGTTCACTGAGGACATCCCCGGCGTCGTGCTGATGAAGGCGAGTCAGGTCGACCTGGTCTCCGCCGGCGAGGTCCAGCTCGATCCCTTCGCGCCGACACCGCTCGGCGAAGAGCCCCGCGAGGTGGCGCTCTGGGCCGACCCCCGACACGGCACCTACGTGAAGATGACGACGACGGCGGGCGTGCTCGACGGGTTCGTCGCCGTCGGGATGCCGAGGGCCGCCGCGGAACTCGCCGTGCTCTACCAGCGCCGCGGGGAACTCCCCAGTGACCGGTCTCTGCTGCTGCGCATGGACTCCGCCGAGGCGTCGCTGCCCGTGCCGCAAGGACGCGATGCGACCGTCTGCATGTGCAACGCGGTCACCGTCGGGCAGATCGAGGATGCCGTCGCCGAGCACTCCTGCCTCACGGTCGAGGACGTCGGCGCCTGCACGCGCGCGGGCACCGGATGCGGCGGATGCCGCGCCCGCATCGCCGAGATGCTCACTCGGCTCGAGGTCGCCCCCTCATGA